In Fusarium oxysporum f. sp. lycopersici 4287 chromosome 4, whole genome shotgun sequence, a genomic segment contains:
- a CDS encoding 1-acylglycerone phosphate reductase, with protein MAERKTYVLITGCSPGGIGHSLADEFHRQGCHVIATVRNTDMIKDLERPGISVFPLEITSAKSIQECKEKVSELTGGRLDILVNNAGRTHTIPSIDTDLDDVRQTYEVNVFGPIQMVSTFAPLLIEARGLIINISSTSTLVPYIFGAIYSSTKGAINVWSRALRLELKPFNVRVMVAVTGTVRSNIASRTHRSLPPNSLYMPINDFFQRRLTFSQRTATMPTEKYAEKLVTAALKGEGYLGGLIGGTPDWFYAGGMATKTWILSCLPNWVNETVIGIFFGIGGLTKKIQAARAKRD; from the exons ATGGCCGAAAGAAAAACTTACGTTCTCATCACTGG ATGCTCGCCTGGAGGTATCGGCCATTCTCTAGCTGATGAGTTTCATCGTCAGG GCTGCCATGTCATTGCGACGGTGCGAAACACAGACATGATCAAGGATCTTGAAAGGCCCGGCATCAGCGTCTTCCCTCTTGAGATCACCTCCGCCAAGAGTATCCAAGAGTGCAAAGAGAAGGTCTCTGAGCTCACTGGTGGCCGCCTCGACATTCTCGTCAACAATGC TGGCCGAACTCACACCATCCCTTCCATTGACACAGATCTTGACGATGTTCGCCAAACATACGAAGTCAACGTCTTCGGCCCAATCCAGATGGTTTCAACCTTTGCACCTCTCCTCATTGAAGCCCgtggtctcatcatcaacatctccagCACATCTACCCTTGTTCCCTACATCTTCGGCGCCATTTACTCCTCCACCAAGGGCGCCATCAACGTCTGGTCCCGCGCCCTTCGCCTTGAACTTAAGCCGTTCAACGTGCGCGTCATGGTCGCCGTCACCGGAACAGTGCGATCCAACATCGCCAGCCGGACACATCGATCTCTGCCGCCGAACTCTCTGTACATGCCCATAAATGACTTTTTCCAGCGACGATTGACATTCAGTCAGCGAACGGCGACGATGCCGACGGAGAAGTATGCGGAGAAGCTGGTGACCGCTGCGTTGAAGGGTGAGGGATATCTGGGCGGGTTGATCGGCGGCACACCCGACTGGTTTTATGCAGGGGGAATGGCGACCAAGACTTGGATTCTGTCGTGTTTGCCTAATTGGGTGAATGAGACGGTCATTGGTATCTTCTTTGGCATCGGAGGcttgaccaagaagatccaggCTGCGCGCGCAAAGAGAGATTAG
- a CDS encoding chitinase: MIVPHTDPASKPKPYKRIIFYHQTHYKDDKYISLQPSILPATGVTHVIIAAIHLNTPERITLNDDLYDADKFIPLWDEVRQLQEAGVKVLGMLGGAAQGSYTKMDGSLEGFRRWYQPLRKMIAWARFDGLDLDIEEAMSLGGVVRLIDHLKTDFGQSFLITLAPVAPALLNRQNLGGFNMEELEKGLGSRIAWYNTQFYCGWGDMSKTRDYDTIIARGWPQEKVVIGLVTSPANCSGHVKEAKLRACLKELVSRYPRIGGIMGWEYYNSVTEASPQIGEPWKWAEMINDMLNGAYIEEEMVLASDRIEGEAKKYEGHDGDLS; this comes from the coding sequence ATGATCGTTCCTCACACTGATCCTGCTTCGAAGCCGAAGCCTTACAAGAGAATCATATTTTACCATCAGACGCATTACAAAGACGATAAATACATCTCACTTCAACCTTCAATTCTCCCAGCCACCGGAGTCACACACGTCATTATCGCGGCTATCCACCTCAACACGCCTGAGCGCATCACCCTCAATGATGATCTATATGATGCAGACAAGTTTATTCCCCTCTGGGATGAAGTCCGTCAACTTCAAGAAGCCGGTGTAAAAGTCCTCGGCATGCTTGGAGGCGCAGCTCAAGGGTCATACACCAAAATGGACGGGTCGCTGGAGGGTTTTCGCAGATGGTATCAACCTCTGCGCAAGATGATCGCGTGGGCGCGTTTCGACGGACTAGACCTCGATATTGAAGAGGCCATGTCGCTTGGAGGCGTTGTCCGTCTgattgatcacctcaagaCAGACTTTGGACAATCCTTCCTCATCACCCTCGCGCCCGTCGCACCAGCTTTGCTTAACAGGCAGAATCTCGGAGGCTTCAACATGGAAGAGCTCGAAAAGGGACTTGGCTCGCGAATCGCGTGGTACAACACGCAATTCTACTGCGGCTGGGGTGACATGAGCAAAACACGCGACTACGACACGATAATTGCGCGCGGCTGGCCGCAGGAAAAAGTCGTCATCGGGCTAGTAACAAGCCCGGCAAATTGCTCCGGACACGTAAAAGAAGCAAAGCTGCGCGCGTGTCTCAAAGAGTTGGTGAGCAGGTACCCGAGGATCGGAGGAATAATGGGCTGGGAGTATTACAATAGTGTCACGGAGGCAAGCCCTCAGATCGGGGAGCCGTGGAAGTGGGCCGAGATGATCAATGACATGTTGAATGGTGCATATATCGAGGAGGAAATGGTCCTAGCGAGTGATCGGATCGAGGGAGAAGCAAAAAAATATGAGGGTCATGATGGAGACTTGTCATGA
- a CDS encoding hypothetical protein (At least one base has a quality score < 10), producing MSSISSLCTALQTSTTHVVDGLRNFVTYYPQARLDLASLSRELAELQMVARLLHHNAQALESGSAPLPGRLDEAIKGVVSEAGELLEEADDALDTGRTAEERTPSWLEHTAERLSPFAKLLEGLRSAMSLGLDCVLLAINSQPHDGERELPGYSSSQILQEASTIRSRFLQESDSEDPRVESQRSIITEFIDATQDFISESSSAAPPPIDDAESRDHSNSSIANPETIASSPHSETNEPPIPDYNAIGITSQTPLRISLRHLAKKELSNHEVVETAYVSRHNAPTIAISTLESPTRFYDTSANQVSCLQNQHGVNMIFSRNGRQWAYLSEEDGKGLNAASHDGINFKKPGCLPWCNSNGRKIPVCKWPWWKAHLRSRRTGNGLRWEARKVGLGSWTAVLMSTRLAL from the exons ATGTCCTCAATATCCTCCCTCTGCACCGCACTGCAGACCTCCACGACACACGTCGTAGACGGTCTGCGAAACTTCGTCACGTATTATCCACAGGCGAGGCTGGACCTGGCTAGCTTGTCCCGGGAGCTCGCGGAGCTGCAGATGGTAGCGAGGCTGCTGCATCACAACGCCCAGGCTCTGGAGTCCGGAAGCGCGCCGCTGCCGGGAAGGTTGGATGAGGCGATCAAGGGGGTTGTTAGTGAGGCTGGGGAGTTGTTGGAGGAGGCGGATGACGCGTTGGATACGGGAAGGACGGCAGAGGAGAGGACGCCCTCTTGGTTGGAACATACTGCCGAGAGGCTGTCGCCGTTTGCAAAGCTGCTTGAGGGTTTGAGAAGTGCGATGAGTCTAGGGCTTGACTGTGTGTTACT AGCTATCAATTCTCAGCCTCATGATGGTGAGAGAGAACTTCCCGGCTACAGCAGCTCTCAGATTCTACAAGAGGCCTCAACTATCCGCTCACGATTCCTCCAAGAGTCAGACAGCGAAGACCCTAGAGTTGAGAGCCAACGATCCATAATCACAGAATTTATCGACGCTACTCAGGACTTCATCTCTGAAAGCTCATCTGCTGCTCCACCACCAATTGATGACGCAGAGAGTCGAGAccacagcaacagcagcatcgCTAATCCAGA AACAATTGCGTCGTCTCCTCACTCAGAAACGAATGAGCCGCCTATTCCGGATTACAATGCCATCGGTATAACCTCTCAAACACCGCTCCGCATCTCACTCCGCCACCTCGCCAAGAAAGAACTCTCCAACCATGAAGTCGTCGAAACCGCGTATGTATCTCGCCACAACGCCCCCACAATCGCGATCTCAACCCTCGAGTCTCCTACGCGCTTCTACGACACAAGCGCCAATCAAGTTTCATGTCTCCAAAACCAGCACGGTGTTAACATGATCTTCTCGCGCAATGGTCGTCAGTGGGCATATCTTAGCGAGGAAGACGGCAAAGGCCTCAATGCGGCGAGTCATGATGGTATCAACTTTAAGAAACCGGGTTGTTTACCTTGGTGCAACAGCAATGGACGAAAAATCCCGGTTTGTAAATGGCCCTGGTGGAAAGCCCACTTGCGTTCTCGCAGGACGGGAAATGGCTTGCGGTGGGAAGCACGAAAGGTCGGGTTGGGCTCATGGACTGCAGTGCTAATGTCAACAAGGCTAGCGTTGTGA
- a CDS encoding 1-acylglycerone phosphate reductase, translating to MIKDLERPGISVFPLEITSAKSIQECKEKVSELTGGRLDILVNNAGRTHTIPSIDTDLDDVRQTYEVNVFGPIQMVSTFAPLLIEARGLIINISSTSTLVPYIFGAIYSSTKGAINVWSRALRLELKPFNVRVMVAVTGTVRSNIASRTHRSLPPNSLYMPINDFFQRRLTFSQRTATMPTEKYAEKLVTAALKGEGYLGGLIGGTPDWFYAGGMATKTWILSCLPNWVNETVIGIFFGIGGLTKKIQAARAKRD from the exons ATGATCAAGGATCTTGAAAGGCCCGGCATCAGCGTCTTCCCTCTTGAGATCACCTCCGCCAAGAGTATCCAAGAGTGCAAAGAGAAGGTCTCTGAGCTCACTGGTGGCCGCCTCGACATTCTCGTCAACAATGC TGGCCGAACTCACACCATCCCTTCCATTGACACAGATCTTGACGATGTTCGCCAAACATACGAAGTCAACGTCTTCGGCCCAATCCAGATGGTTTCAACCTTTGCACCTCTCCTCATTGAAGCCCgtggtctcatcatcaacatctccagCACATCTACCCTTGTTCCCTACATCTTCGGCGCCATTTACTCCTCCACCAAGGGCGCCATCAACGTCTGGTCCCGCGCCCTTCGCCTTGAACTTAAGCCGTTCAACGTGCGCGTCATGGTCGCCGTCACCGGAACAGTGCGATCCAACATCGCCAGCCGGACACATCGATCTCTGCCGCCGAACTCTCTGTACATGCCCATAAATGACTTTTTCCAGCGACGATTGACATTCAGTCAGCGAACGGCGACGATGCCGACGGAGAAGTATGCGGAGAAGCTGGTGACCGCTGCGTTGAAGGGTGAGGGATATCTGGGCGGGTTGATCGGCGGCACACCCGACTGGTTTTATGCAGGGGGAATGGCGACCAAGACTTGGATTCTGTCGTGTTTGCCTAATTGGGTGAATGAGACGGTCATTGGTATCTTCTTTGGCATCGGAGGcttgaccaagaagatccaggCTGCGCGCGCAAAGAGAGATTAG